From Denitrovibrio acetiphilus DSM 12809, the proteins below share one genomic window:
- the tuf gene encoding elongation factor Tu gives MAKAKFERKKPHVNVGTIGHVDHGKTTLTAAMTTVLSKRGFCEAVDFANIDKAPEERERGITIATSHVEYESEVRHYAHVDCPGHADYVKNMITGAAQMDGAILVVSASDGPMPQTREHILLARQVGVPTIVVFMNKCDMVDDEELLELVELEIRDLLSAYEFPGDDTPIIQGSALKALEGDVAYEEKIIELVQALDDFIPEPERDIDKPFIMPIEDVFSISGRGTVVTGRIERGVVKVSEEIEIVGIKDTVKTVVTGVEMFRKLLDQGEAGDNVGVLLRGIKKDDVERGQVLAKPGSITPHRKFKAEAYILTKEEGGRHTPFFTGYRPQFYFRTTDVTGIITLPEGVEMVMPGDNISCDVELITPIAMDAGLRFAIREGGRTVGAGVVTEISE, from the coding sequence ATGGCCAAGGCAAAATTTGAAAGGAAGAAACCTCACGTAAACGTGGGTACAATCGGTCACGTAGACCATGGTAAAACAACCCTTACAGCCGCAATGACAACAGTTCTTAGTAAGCGCGGTTTTTGTGAGGCAGTGGATTTCGCAAATATCGACAAAGCTCCAGAAGAGCGTGAGCGCGGTATAACCATTGCGACATCTCACGTCGAATACGAATCAGAAGTTCGCCACTACGCACACGTAGACTGTCCGGGTCACGCGGATTATGTAAAAAACATGATCACAGGTGCCGCACAGATGGACGGAGCAATTCTTGTAGTAAGTGCATCTGACGGTCCTATGCCTCAGACACGTGAGCACATCCTTCTTGCACGTCAGGTAGGAGTTCCTACGATAGTAGTCTTCATGAACAAATGTGACATGGTAGACGACGAAGAGCTTCTTGAGCTTGTAGAGCTTGAGATCCGTGATCTTCTCAGTGCTTATGAGTTTCCTGGCGATGATACACCAATCATTCAGGGATCAGCTCTTAAAGCTCTTGAAGGTGATGTAGCTTATGAAGAGAAAATAATAGAGCTTGTCCAGGCACTTGATGATTTCATTCCTGAACCTGAGCGTGACATAGATAAGCCTTTTATTATGCCTATCGAGGATGTATTTTCAATTTCCGGACGTGGTACAGTTGTGACAGGACGTATTGAGCGTGGAGTTGTAAAAGTATCTGAAGAGATTGAGATCGTAGGTATTAAAGATACAGTAAAGACAGTAGTAACCGGAGTTGAGATGTTCCGTAAACTTCTTGATCAGGGTGAGGCTGGAGATAATGTCGGAGTACTTCTCCGTGGTATCAAGAAAGATGACGTAGAGCGTGGTCAGGTGCTTGCTAAGCCAGGTTCCATCACCCCTCACCGTAAGTTTAAAGCAGAAGCTTATATCCTTACTAAAGAGGAAGGCGGCCGCCACACCCCATTTTTCACAGGCTACCGTCCACAGTTCTATTTCAGAACTACAGACGTGACAGGCATCATCACACTTCCTGAGGGAGTAGAGATGGTAATGCCTGGTGACAACATCTCTTGTGATGTGGAGCTTATCACTCCGATTGCAATGGACGCAGGTCTTCGTTTCGCTATCCGTGAGGGTGGTAGAACAGTTGGTGCCGGTGTTGTAACAGAGATATCGGAGTAA
- the rpmG gene encoding 50S ribosomal protein L33, with protein sequence MREKVILACTECKNRNYTTTKNKKTMTGKLELMKYCRTDRKHTLHKETK encoded by the coding sequence ATGAGAGAAAAAGTAATCCTTGCCTGTACTGAGTGCAAGAACAGAAACTATACAACTACCAAGAATAAAAAAACTATGACTGGTAAGCTTGAGTTGATGAAGTATTGCAGAACAGACAGGAAGCATACTCTACACAAAGAAACTAAATAG
- the secE gene encoding preprotein translocase subunit SecE, whose product MGKWSKFYNEVKEELKKVVWPTKESTIGTTGVVIAICIVCAIFMGVVDFGLAKITQFIY is encoded by the coding sequence ATGGGCAAGTGGTCTAAGTTTTATAATGAAGTCAAAGAAGAGCTCAAGAAAGTGGTATGGCCTACGAAGGAATCCACAATCGGTACAACAGGTGTTGTTATCGCTATCTGCATAGTGTGCGCTATCTTCATGGGTGTTGTTGATTTCGGGCTCGCTAAGATTACTCAGTTTATATACTAG